One segment of Saprospiraceae bacterium DNA contains the following:
- a CDS encoding TonB-dependent receptor: MRNLLSFFFLIALSVSLSAQTGTKSAVRGYVYDKETTQPVGFATVRVEGASLGTISDVNGFFSVPEVPPGEYQLVVSLTGYDTYTANITVKRGEILFQNIYIVESGQRLGEILISGKKEQAKADIQISKLQVTPKQIRSLPSAGGQSDIAQYLTVLPGVIFTGDQGGQLYIRGGSPVQNRILLDGMTIYNPFHSIGFFSVFETELIRNVDVLTGGFNADYGGRISAIVDVKTREGNRKRLSGLASVSPYQARAIVEGPIVPLKEEGGSSISFVLTGKQALINQFDKTLYPYVNDSIGIPFDYRDMYGKLSLLTGNGSKLNIFGFSYDDGVNFPIADYGWNSAGGGMDFTVVPTNSSTIINGVFTFSRYDTRIEEADRLPRKSGISGYYGGLNFTNYGRNNELEYGIELTGFNTVFEFINFRGLTIGQDENTTEISGYMRWKRKIGPLVIEPGFRLQYYQSLNYSSPEPRLGLKYNVTDNLRFKAAGGLYSQNLLSTINERDVVNLFVGFLSGPEEAILKPNSNERASNRIQTSVHGVAGFEVDVTKNFDLNVEGYYKKFTQLIALNRNKQDPTDPNFVTETGDAYGLDVSMKIEWKRAYLWGAYSLGFVTRNDGEQTYPPVFDRRHNLNFVGTYQMGRKKEWELGARWNFGSGFPFTLTQGFYSSFDFKDGIGSDILTGNPDLGIVYDRVRNGGRLPYYHRLDLSAKRIFRFSKYSNLEITASCTNVYDRDNIFYFDRVRYQRVNQLPIIPALSVTYQF, from the coding sequence ATGAGAAATCTCCTTAGTTTCTTCTTTTTAATCGCTCTATCTGTCTCATTATCAGCCCAAACAGGAACCAAATCTGCTGTCAGGGGATATGTTTACGACAAGGAAACCACACAGCCCGTCGGCTTCGCCACAGTGCGCGTCGAAGGTGCCAGCCTTGGCACCATCTCTGATGTGAATGGTTTTTTTTCAGTGCCCGAAGTGCCGCCGGGCGAATACCAATTGGTCGTGTCGCTCACTGGCTATGATACTTACACGGCAAACATCACCGTGAAACGTGGTGAGATTTTGTTTCAAAACATTTACATCGTCGAGAGCGGGCAGCGATTGGGCGAAATCCTCATCAGCGGGAAAAAGGAGCAGGCAAAGGCCGACATTCAAATCTCCAAATTGCAGGTGACGCCCAAACAAATCCGTTCGTTGCCGTCAGCGGGTGGTCAGTCCGACATCGCTCAATACCTCACCGTGTTGCCGGGCGTGATTTTCACGGGCGACCAAGGCGGCCAACTGTACATTCGCGGCGGTTCGCCCGTGCAGAACCGTATCTTGCTCGATGGGATGACGATTTACAACCCCTTTCACAGCATTGGCTTCTTCTCCGTGTTCGAGACCGAGCTGATTCGCAACGTGGACGTCCTTACGGGTGGTTTTAATGCCGATTATGGCGGTCGAATCTCGGCCATCGTGGACGTAAAAACCCGCGAGGGCAACCGAAAACGCCTCTCTGGGTTGGCCTCGGTCAGTCCTTATCAGGCACGTGCGATTGTGGAAGGCCCCATTGTTCCTCTCAAAGAAGAGGGAGGGAGCAGCATTTCTTTTGTGCTGACTGGCAAACAGGCGCTCATCAATCAGTTTGATAAAACCCTCTATCCTTATGTCAATGACTCCATTGGCATCCCCTTCGACTACCGAGATATGTACGGCAAACTGTCGCTCCTGACTGGCAACGGCAGCAAACTCAACATTTTTGGATTCAGTTACGACGATGGCGTGAACTTCCCAATCGCGGACTATGGGTGGAACAGTGCTGGCGGTGGCATGGACTTTACTGTGGTGCCGACCAATTCGAGCACGATTATCAATGGCGTGTTCACCTTTTCCCGATACGACACACGCATCGAAGAGGCAGACCGCCTTCCCCGCAAGAGCGGCATTTCGGGTTATTACGGGGGGTTGAATTTTACCAACTATGGTCGCAACAACGAGTTGGAGTACGGGATAGAGTTGACTGGCTTCAATACTGTTTTTGAGTTTATCAACTTTCGCGGGCTAACCATCGGTCAGGATGAAAACACTACTGAAATCAGCGGCTATATGCGTTGGAAACGCAAGATTGGCCCCTTGGTTATTGAGCCGGGCTTCCGTCTCCAATACTACCAGTCGCTCAACTATTCCTCCCCGGAGCCGCGTTTGGGCTTGAAATACAACGTCACCGACAACCTGCGCTTTAAGGCCGCAGGTGGCTTGTACTCGCAAAACCTGCTTTCCACCATCAACGAGCGAGATGTCGTCAACTTGTTTGTCGGGTTTCTCTCTGGCCCAGAGGAGGCGATTTTGAAGCCCAATTCCAACGAACGGGCCAGCAATCGCATCCAGACCTCCGTGCATGGCGTGGCAGGTTTTGAAGTGGATGTAACGAAGAATTTTGACCTCAATGTGGAAGGCTACTACAAAAAATTCACCCAACTCATCGCCCTCAATCGCAACAAGCAAGACCCGACCGACCCCAACTTTGTCACTGAAACAGGTGATGCTTATGGTCTTGACGTATCCATGAAGATAGAGTGGAAGCGAGCATACCTGTGGGGCGCATACTCACTCGGTTTCGTCACTCGCAATGATGGCGAACAGACCTATCCGCCCGTGTTTGACCGCCGACACAACCTCAATTTTGTAGGCACTTATCAGATGGGCCGCAAAAAAGAGTGGGAACTGGGTGCTCGCTGGAATTTTGGCTCTGGTTTCCCCTTCACTCTTACGCAAGGCTTCTACAGCTCCTTCGATTTCAAAGATGGCATCGGCAGCGACATCCTGACGGGCAACCCCGATTTGGGCATCGTTTATGACCGAGTGCGCAACGGTGGACGTCTTCCCTACTACCACCGTCTCGACCTCTCGGCGAAACGTATATTCAGGTTCTCGAAATACAGCAACCTCGAAATCACGGCTTCTTGCACCAACGTTTACGACCGCGACAATATCTTTTATTTCGACCGGGTACGTTACCAAAGAGTGAACCAACTGCCCATCATCCCTGCCCTGAGTGTGACGTACCAATTTTAA
- a CDS encoding redoxin domain-containing protein, whose amino-acid sequence MKRIFIVIFLAFISSSTLWANGGGYKIRVKLDNYPEKILTLGFHYGEKQYVKDTIEVGADGWFTFQADTLLPCGVYLLVLKPDNSFIQVLIPSDDQDFSLTTDAKDAVTKMKVNGSKDNEVFYDYLRFLNKMRPDADSLRAQIGRTNGNVADSTRLAAKLMELDKAVKKYQSDLIAKNPSSISAKIVKSSIEPELPEFTDNDPQELQRKRYYWYRAHFFDNIDLADPCLLRSPVLHPRLEQYVNKMVPQHPDSINLAIDFLMEKMKESKENYKFYLIHFLNHYAKSNLVGFDACYVHIAKKYYCSGQADWTKKEDVEKICDNASRLEPILIGKIAPNFTVMDRNNKPHSLWDVDADYTVLFFWAPDCGHCKKAAPHIVEFAQKFKNRGVKVFSVCTAVVTAKEDSNTLEKVNDQCWKGVEEKEFSDDLFMTFSDPYLRSRYKSLYDVQTTPQIFILDRKHEILSKRIGAEQLSEVMEMVIKFQEEKKKGAGGK is encoded by the coding sequence ATGAAACGCATTTTCATTGTTATCTTTCTTGCATTCATTTCATCTTCAACACTATGGGCAAATGGCGGAGGCTACAAAATCCGCGTCAAGCTTGACAACTACCCGGAAAAAATCCTCACGCTTGGCTTTCATTATGGCGAGAAGCAGTATGTGAAAGACACCATAGAGGTGGGGGCCGACGGGTGGTTTACATTTCAAGCCGACACTTTGCTGCCCTGCGGGGTTTATTTGCTCGTCCTGAAGCCCGACAATTCCTTCATTCAAGTCTTGATTCCTTCCGACGACCAAGATTTTTCGCTTACCACCGACGCAAAGGATGCCGTCACGAAAATGAAAGTAAATGGCTCGAAGGACAACGAGGTGTTCTATGACTATTTGCGGTTCCTCAACAAAATGCGACCCGATGCCGACAGTTTGCGGGCACAGATTGGCCGCACCAACGGCAATGTGGCCGACTCCACTCGTCTGGCCGCGAAACTGATGGAACTAGATAAAGCAGTGAAAAAATATCAGTCAGACCTGATAGCCAAAAACCCCTCTTCCATTTCTGCCAAAATCGTGAAATCGAGCATAGAGCCAGAGCTGCCCGAATTCACGGACAACGACCCGCAGGAACTGCAACGCAAAAGGTACTATTGGTACCGAGCGCATTTTTTTGACAACATTGACCTTGCCGACCCATGTTTGCTGCGCAGTCCCGTGCTACATCCCCGCTTGGAACAATATGTGAACAAAATGGTGCCTCAGCACCCCGACAGTATCAATTTAGCGATAGATTTCCTGATGGAGAAAATGAAAGAATCCAAGGAAAACTACAAGTTCTATCTCATCCATTTCCTCAACCACTACGCCAAATCCAACCTTGTCGGCTTTGACGCTTGCTATGTCCACATCGCCAAGAAGTATTATTGCTCCGGTCAAGCCGACTGGACGAAAAAAGAGGACGTGGAGAAAATATGCGACAACGCCAGCCGGCTGGAACCCATACTCATCGGCAAAATCGCGCCCAATTTCACCGTCATGGACCGCAACAACAAACCGCACAGCCTCTGGGACGTGGATGCCGATTACACCGTCTTGTTTTTCTGGGCACCCGATTGCGGGCACTGCAAAAAGGCAGCGCCTCATATCGTCGAGTTTGCACAAAAATTCAAAAACCGAGGCGTGAAGGTATTTTCGGTCTGTACGGCAGTCGTCACGGCAAAAGAGGACTCCAACACCCTTGAAAAGGTGAACGACCAATGTTGGAAAGGTGTGGAAGAGAAGGAATTCAGCGATGATTTATTCATGACTTTTAGCGACCCCTATCTGCGCAGCCGTTACAAATCACTCTACGACGTGCAGACGACCCCGCAAATTTTTATCCTCGACCGCAAACACGAAATACTCTCCAAACGCATTGGTGCCGAACAACTCTCGGAGGTAATGGAGATGGTGATAAAATTTCAGGAAGAGAAGAAAAAGGGGGCGGGAGGAAAGTAG
- a CDS encoding serpin family protein: MTKAAYLIPFLFVPLFSACDKGATAIIKEPIPVDKVEKIAEMNQVLGWNIFKQEQLAKPGQNVLISPFSIQTALTMATNGAQGVTLGEMLSLMGCENCAVNDLNPLHRDLTQLLSKQSGSPTLTVANRYFHDAARINVKPPFLDALSAHYSCGDQKLNFDNEQAALDQINNWVKNSTNGKIPQILERITALDVAFLINAIHFKADWATGFAPQLTTQKAFTKADGSQTQVDFVNADRDFTFAQTALFNLVDIPFKDSTFSVSFIQPTTANTDANWHLNITPSSWKGMYEAAQYGRAMVFFPKLKLAYDNDLIQSLKHLGMKAAFSDRDADFTLMGTAVKNIFINQIKHKAVLEIDEKGAEGAAVTSIGFGITSVPPTFWFNRPFVLVLRHIPTNTMVFVSYVADPS; the protein is encoded by the coding sequence ATGACCAAAGCAGCTTATTTGATACCGTTTCTGTTTGTGCCCCTCTTTTCCGCCTGCGACAAAGGCGCGACTGCCATCATCAAAGAACCCATCCCGGTAGATAAGGTGGAAAAAATCGCTGAGATGAATCAAGTGCTCGGTTGGAATATCTTCAAGCAAGAGCAGCTCGCCAAGCCGGGACAAAACGTCCTGATTTCTCCTTTCAGCATTCAAACGGCGCTCACCATGGCTACCAATGGCGCGCAAGGGGTCACACTCGGTGAAATGTTGTCCTTGATGGGCTGCGAGAACTGTGCGGTCAATGACTTGAATCCGCTGCACCGCGACCTCACCCAATTGTTGAGCAAACAGAGCGGCTCCCCCACGCTCACGGTCGCCAACCGTTATTTCCACGATGCCGCACGGATTAACGTAAAGCCCCCTTTTCTGGACGCGCTATCGGCACATTACAGCTGCGGCGACCAAAAACTCAATTTTGACAACGAACAGGCGGCCCTCGACCAAATCAACAATTGGGTGAAAAACAGCACAAACGGGAAAATCCCTCAAATTTTGGAGCGCATCACGGCGTTGGATGTGGCTTTTCTCATCAACGCAATCCACTTCAAAGCCGACTGGGCGACGGGTTTTGCCCCTCAACTTACCACCCAAAAGGCGTTCACAAAAGCGGATGGCTCACAGACGCAAGTTGATTTTGTGAACGCCGACCGCGATTTCACTTTTGCGCAAACGGCGCTTTTCAACCTCGTGGATATCCCCTTCAAAGATTCCACTTTTAGTGTCAGTTTTATACAGCCAACCACCGCGAACACCGATGCCAACTGGCATCTGAACATCACGCCGTCGTCTTGGAAAGGCATGTATGAAGCGGCACAATACGGGCGAGCAATGGTGTTTTTCCCTAAACTTAAACTGGCGTACGACAACGACCTCATTCAGAGCCTTAAACATCTCGGTATGAAGGCGGCTTTTTCCGACCGGGATGCCGACTTCACGTTGATGGGCACTGCCGTCAAAAACATCTTTATCAACCAAATCAAGCACAAAGCTGTGTTGGAGATAGACGAGAAAGGTGCGGAAGGGGCTGCGGTCACGTCCATAGGTTTTGGCATCACCTCAGTGCCTCCTACTTTTTGGTTCAATCGTCCTTTTGTGCTCGTGTTGCGGCATATCCCGACCAACACGATGGTTTTCGTGAGCTATGTGGCTGACCCAAGCTAA
- a CDS encoding polysaccharide deacetylase family protein, producing the protein MLHIAANDRSQPEKQYCFHVLFHELLGLEYRVVFSEEKNYRLRLPNGREIVVEDHFFSSQKEGACLRPENVPTDAPTFPSPFDGSLLTPIFGTNHFVFNEKEARCGLDVFASAFFMLTRWEEFVSKERDQHGRFPAAASLAFKAGFLDRPVVNEYAELLWQMFARLGWQPPRPNREFKLTVTCDVDHPRLWWSAGDRLKTLAGSIFKRGDFGEAAFWLKNYFFQKRDPYDVFDEWLALFEKNDLTGHFNFLGKRPPTSDCWYSLEHPFVKNLLQKIAARGHVVGFHPSVEASENQEIFQKELASLRALSPTPVTTGRQHYLRFFAPETWQVWEDAGMAWDSTLGYPEAEGFRCGICQEFPVFNFLTHEMLNLKEKPLIAMDVTLALYRKYTPETAFEKLQNLRREVERHGGEFVLLWHNSSWNTYFWAEWREVFRNFISQ; encoded by the coding sequence ATGCTTCATATCGCTGCCAACGACAGGTCACAACCCGAAAAACAATACTGCTTCCACGTCCTCTTCCACGAGTTGCTGGGGCTGGAATACCGCGTCGTTTTTTCAGAAGAAAAAAACTATCGCCTGCGGCTGCCGAACGGCAGAGAAATCGTCGTCGAAGACCATTTTTTTTCAAGTCAAAAAGAAGGCGCCTGCCTCCGCCCCGAAAACGTGCCAACTGATGCGCCGACTTTTCCCTCGCCTTTCGACGGCAGCTTGCTGACTCCCATTTTTGGAACGAATCATTTCGTTTTCAATGAAAAAGAAGCACGTTGCGGCCTCGACGTTTTTGCCTCCGCCTTTTTCATGCTCACACGTTGGGAGGAATTCGTGTCGAAAGAGCGCGACCAACACGGGCGCTTCCCCGCTGCGGCATCGCTGGCTTTCAAGGCCGGTTTTCTCGACCGCCCGGTGGTGAACGAGTATGCCGAATTGCTCTGGCAAATGTTCGCTCGATTAGGCTGGCAGCCGCCACGACCGAATCGGGAGTTCAAACTGACCGTCACCTGCGACGTTGACCATCCTCGCCTGTGGTGGTCGGCAGGCGACCGTTTGAAAACTTTGGCGGGCAGCATTTTCAAACGGGGCGACTTTGGCGAGGCGGCTTTTTGGCTCAAAAACTATTTTTTTCAAAAACGCGACCCTTACGACGTGTTCGACGAGTGGCTGGCGCTTTTTGAAAAAAACGACCTCACAGGGCATTTCAATTTTTTGGGAAAACGCCCGCCTACGAGCGACTGCTGGTACTCTTTGGAACATCCGTTTGTAAAAAATTTGCTCCAAAAAATTGCGGCGCGCGGCCACGTCGTCGGCTTCCATCCTTCCGTGGAGGCTTCCGAAAATCAGGAAATTTTCCAAAAAGAACTGGCCTCGCTTCGGGCGCTCTCGCCTACCCCTGTGACGACGGGGCGGCAGCATTACCTTCGATTTTTTGCGCCCGAGACTTGGCAAGTTTGGGAAGATGCGGGCATGGCTTGGGATTCCACATTGGGCTACCCGGAAGCCGAAGGTTTTCGCTGCGGCATTTGTCAGGAGTTCCCCGTGTTCAATTTTTTGACGCACGAAATGTTGAATTTGAAGGAAAAACCGCTCATCGCTATGGACGTGACGCTGGCGCTCTATCGCAAATACACGCCCGAAACGGCGTTTGAAAAACTCCAAAACCTTCGCCGAGAGGTGGAGCGGCACGGCGGCGAGTTTGTGTTGCTTTGGCACAATTCATCTTGGAACACCTACTTTTGGGCCGAGTGGCGCGAGGTGTTTCGGAATTTCATTTCACAGTGA
- a CDS encoding sigma-54-dependent Fis family transcriptional regulator, which produces MSTNLQSIKSRFGIVGTSHLLDAALETAVRVAPTDLTVLIIGESGVGKEVFSKIIHSLSARKHNEFIAINCGAIPEGTINSELFGHEKGSFTGAVSDRKGYFETVNNGTIFLDEISEMPLDTQAYLLRVLESGEFIRVGASKVMKTDVRVIAATNVDLQERVRKGKFREDLYYRLSTVPIKVPSLQDRRDDIPVLFRKFAYDFAEKYRMQSIRLDERAEQVLQNYRWPGNVRELKNVAEQLSVLSEERLVTAEALLRTMPQLFARNLPVPSQGNGFSATHGGDFQERDLLYKVLFDMKNDLNDLKTMFFELVKSNNLRMPDLSTVRQLPSSYPTINYPQDNDRDEPAAIYQPLDQERVTPIIIESGRISGASPYDKSDIEDAPLAMDEIEKEAIKRALAKYKGRRKEAAEELKISERTLYRKIKQYDL; this is translated from the coding sequence ATGTCCACCAACCTCCAATCCATAAAATCCCGATTCGGCATCGTCGGTACCTCGCACCTGCTCGATGCCGCGCTCGAAACGGCCGTCCGTGTCGCGCCGACCGACCTCACCGTGCTCATCATCGGCGAGAGCGGCGTGGGCAAAGAAGTTTTTTCCAAAATCATCCACTCGCTCTCAGCGCGTAAGCACAACGAATTCATCGCCATCAACTGCGGCGCTATTCCAGAAGGAACGATAAACTCTGAATTGTTCGGCCACGAAAAAGGCTCGTTCACCGGTGCAGTGAGCGACCGCAAGGGCTACTTTGAAACCGTCAACAACGGCACGATTTTCCTCGACGAAATCAGCGAGATGCCGCTCGACACGCAGGCATACCTCTTGCGGGTGCTCGAATCGGGCGAGTTCATCCGTGTCGGCGCGAGCAAAGTGATGAAAACCGATGTGCGCGTCATCGCCGCCACCAATGTGGATTTGCAAGAGCGCGTCCGCAAAGGCAAATTCCGCGAAGACCTTTACTACCGCCTCAGCACGGTGCCCATCAAAGTGCCGTCGCTGCAAGACCGACGCGACGACATCCCCGTTTTGTTCCGCAAATTCGCTTACGATTTTGCCGAAAAATACCGAATGCAATCCATCCGCCTCGACGAGCGCGCCGAGCAGGTGTTGCAGAATTATCGTTGGCCCGGCAATGTGCGCGAGTTGAAAAACGTGGCCGAGCAGCTGTCCGTGCTCTCGGAGGAGCGCCTCGTCACCGCAGAGGCACTGTTGCGCACCATGCCCCAACTGTTTGCCCGCAACTTGCCCGTGCCTTCTCAGGGCAACGGATTTTCGGCCACGCATGGGGGCGATTTTCAAGAGCGCGACCTACTTTACAAGGTGCTTTTCGACATGAAAAACGACCTCAACGACTTGAAGACGATGTTCTTCGAACTGGTGAAAAGCAACAACCTCAGGATGCCGGATTTGAGCACAGTGCGGCAGCTGCCTTCTTCTTACCCAACCATCAATTACCCGCAAGACAACGACCGCGACGAGCCAGCGGCTATCTACCAGCCCCTCGACCAAGAGCGCGTGACACCCATCATCATCGAATCTGGCAGAATATCGGGGGCCAGCCCTTATGACAAAAGCGACATCGAGGATGCTCCCCTCGCTATGGACGAGATTGAAAAAGAGGCCATCAAACGCGCCCTCGCCAAATATAAAGGCCGCCGGAAAGAAGCGGCCGAGGAGCTCAAAATCAGCGAGCGAACGCTTTATCGAAAAATCAAACAGTATGATTTGTGA
- the lhgO gene encoding L-2-hydroxyglutarate oxidase, with translation MHPHDIVIAGGGIVGLATALQLQRSNPRLRIAILEKESRVAAHQSSRNSGVIHSGIYYKPGSLRATNCKRGYDLLLQFCRENGVPFEICGKIIVATAEDERERLDKIYRRGIENGLRGIRKISAAEAREIEPHVRAVEAVWVPQAGIVDYGEVARKYAEIFQKNGGEIFTEQKVKAVRAQSTEVFVQTENQVFAGKIFVNCAGLYSDKIATLTGEKPDLQILPFRGEYYELKPEREHLVRNLIYPVPNPNFPFLGVHFTRMIHGGIEAGPNAVLAFRREGYSRWDLNITELTETLSYPGFRKIARRYWRDGWAEMKRSYSKRHFVFALQRLVPEISAEDIIPGRSGVRAMACDHAGNLLDDFLILTRSRIVNVCNAPSPAATASLAVGETAAERVLEMMKDE, from the coding sequence ATGCACCCACACGATATTGTTATTGCCGGTGGCGGCATCGTTGGGCTGGCCACCGCCCTCCAATTGCAGCGCAGCAATCCCCGACTGCGCATCGCCATCCTTGAAAAGGAAAGCCGTGTGGCCGCCCACCAAAGCAGCCGCAACAGTGGGGTGATTCACAGCGGCATCTATTACAAGCCGGGGAGCCTACGCGCCACCAACTGCAAACGTGGCTACGACCTTTTGCTCCAATTTTGCAGGGAAAATGGCGTTCCGTTCGAGATTTGCGGCAAAATCATCGTTGCCACAGCGGAGGACGAACGCGAGCGGCTGGACAAAATCTACCGACGAGGAATTGAGAACGGCCTTCGCGGCATTCGCAAAATCAGCGCCGCCGAAGCCCGCGAAATAGAGCCGCACGTTCGGGCGGTGGAGGCCGTTTGGGTGCCGCAAGCAGGCATCGTGGACTACGGCGAAGTGGCGCGGAAATACGCGGAGATTTTTCAAAAAAACGGCGGAGAGATTTTTACGGAGCAAAAAGTGAAGGCCGTACGAGCACAAAGCACTGAAGTCTTCGTCCAAACAGAAAATCAAGTATTCGCAGGAAAAATATTTGTGAATTGCGCAGGCCTCTATTCCGACAAAATCGCCACACTGACCGGCGAAAAACCCGACCTGCAAATCCTTCCTTTTCGCGGTGAGTATTACGAGTTAAAACCCGAGCGCGAACACCTCGTCCGCAACCTGATATACCCCGTACCCAATCCTAACTTCCCCTTTCTCGGCGTGCATTTCACTCGCATGATACATGGCGGCATCGAGGCTGGCCCGAATGCCGTGCTCGCCTTCCGCCGCGAAGGGTACTCGCGTTGGGATTTGAACATCACAGAGCTAACGGAGACGCTCTCCTATCCCGGCTTCCGAAAAATCGCCCGCCGATACTGGCGCGACGGCTGGGCGGAGATGAAGCGGTCTTACTCGAAGCGTCATTTTGTCTTCGCGTTGCAGCGTCTTGTGCCGGAAATATCGGCGGAGGATATAATTCCCGGAAGAAGCGGCGTGCGCGCTATGGCCTGCGACCACGCGGGCAACCTGCTCGACGATTTTCTCATCCTCACGCGCTCGCGCATCGTCAACGTTTGCAACGCGCCCAGCCCGGCAGCCACCGCTTCGCTGGCAGTGGGCGAAACGGCGGCGGAGCGGGTGTTGGAAATGATGAAGGATGAATGA
- the selD gene encoding selenide, water dikinase SelD has protein sequence MNDSAASFKLTQYSHGAGCGCKIAPNVLDNILKSSAAKQHFPQLLVGNEARDDAAVLDLGDGTAVVSTTDFFMPIVDDAEDFGRIASVNAISDVYAMGGTPLLAIAILGWPVNLLPPEVASEVIEGARKACAEAGIPLAGGHSIDSPEPIFGLAVTGRLKIEHLKKNGGATPGCQLFLTKPLGVGILTTAQKKGSLKPEHTHIAPDSMKQLNRVGERFGLFSFVRAMTDVTGFGLLGHLAEMCEASDASAIIHFEDVPTIDRDILDFYLEQKCVPGGTTRNWDSYGHKIAGADEYRRKILADPQTSGGLLVAVEPGFESEFQKIAREEGYSLRPFGFFIERQDILITVV, from the coding sequence ATGAACGACTCAGCGGCCTCCTTCAAGCTCACTCAGTATTCGCACGGCGCAGGGTGCGGCTGCAAAATCGCGCCCAACGTACTTGACAATATTTTGAAAAGCAGTGCCGCCAAGCAGCATTTCCCGCAATTGCTGGTGGGCAACGAAGCACGCGACGACGCGGCGGTGCTCGACTTGGGCGATGGTACGGCTGTGGTGAGCACCACCGATTTTTTTATGCCCATTGTGGACGACGCGGAAGATTTTGGTCGCATCGCTTCCGTCAACGCTATCAGTGATGTCTATGCGATGGGCGGCACCCCCTTGTTGGCCATCGCCATTTTGGGTTGGCCTGTCAATCTGCTTCCCCCAGAGGTAGCCAGCGAGGTGATAGAAGGCGCACGGAAGGCTTGTGCCGAGGCCGGGATTCCGCTGGCCGGCGGCCATAGTATTGATAGCCCGGAACCTATATTTGGATTGGCGGTGACCGGGCGCTTGAAAATCGAGCATTTGAAAAAAAATGGCGGCGCCACACCCGGTTGTCAGCTATTTTTGACCAAGCCGCTTGGAGTTGGCATTCTGACAACCGCGCAAAAAAAGGGGAGCCTCAAGCCGGAACACACCCATATTGCACCCGACAGCATGAAGCAATTGAACAGGGTGGGGGAGCGGTTCGGGTTGTTCTCGTTCGTGAGAGCCATGACGGATGTGACGGGATTCGGGCTGCTGGGGCACCTCGCCGAAATGTGCGAAGCCAGCGACGCGAGCGCCATCATCCATTTTGAAGATGTGCCTACTATTGACCGCGACATCCTTGATTTTTATTTGGAACAAAAGTGTGTGCCGGGCGGCACCACGCGCAACTGGGACAGCTACGGCCATAAAATAGCAGGAGCCGACGAGTACAGACGAAAGATATTGGCAGACCCTCAGACAAGTGGCGGGCTTTTGGTGGCGGTGGAGCCGGGTTTTGAATCCGAGTTTCAAAAAATAGCGCGTGAAGAGGGCTACTCGCTGCGTCCATTCGGCTTTTTTATCGAACGCCAGGATATTTTGATAACCGTCGTTTGA